ACCTCAACCGAACAAGCCCTCAGGGAACACATCTAGTGGAACAGGAGGGAGATCGGCATCCTCGTTCTGGCGCAGAATCTCCTGGCACCGCGCGTCGTATTTCTCGTTCTGTTCCGCGATGCTCCTTAGCCATGCGTTGTCCATTTTCTTTGCTTGCTGCCTGGGAATGTTTCTCCCTGAAGAATTTGTAGCATCGATGGATGGGCAGTCAATTAACTGTACTGCTAATGAGTTTTATGTTATTTTTGGTAGTAGTGGAAAAAGAAATTTACCTGGGCAATTTGTTTTCACGTCTGCGAACCTATCACATTCATCGGACTCCGGGGCGACGTAAACGTCGCTGTTCTCTGAGCGGATGTCATCCCACAGAATTGGATCTCCCGTGAGCGGCCAGTCCCCGAAGATATCAGATTCAGATTCATAGTGGCAGCTCACAGCACAATGATCATGGAGCATGTCGTCTAGAGAGACGTCGTCACGCTCAGTTCCACACGGTTGTGATTCTGCGCAGTGAATACTAGTAATTGGTACGTGATCTTGACTAGTTGGCCCAAATTGATCAAGTGACATACACTAGAACGAACGATATACTCACCGCCGTTATTGAAACAGGACTCCGTCTTCTCCTCCCGCTGATCATCGCCCATGTCCGACGGCAATCCCAAGTAGGACAGGTCCGCGCAGACGCTGTCAAGGTAGGCCCCGCCGTGATGGGCGAGGCGGAGCCCCTCGGTTTCCACCGATCCAAGCCGGAGGTCCTCCGATGAGGTATTCGCCGCGCGAGGGTTCTGTTGGCGTCGTGGGGATCGGGTTCGGAGGACGTGCTGATTCGGTTCGTCATGGGAGCGTTCCAGCGTGAGACTCGTTTTTGCGAGAGGTCCTATACAGCGCCTTATGCGCCACTGGGCCAGCCGGCGCTCACGCGCCTGCTCTGTTGGGCCGGTCCATCAAGCACGTGCGACTGCTCCATAGCTCAGCTCGCTCTTTTCTTTTAGATCCTCAAGTCGTTGAATGTTTTTTCAGGTACCTACCCGCTTATTTATTCCAAGTGGTAGCTTAGCTCACTCATGGTTGTTGTTTGGCTCGGTCGACCCTTTGGCTTtgagctaattttttttaaataatacatttttcttattaattttcataaatattacgctgggtaaaattttttcaaaaataatacaccgtcggcccgctgcaggccgactgggcctagtcggcccacagcaggccgattggactccagtcggcctacagctggccgactggcccctgtcggcccactgtgggctgattgggtccGTGTGGGCCGACTAGAGCTAATtagctcgctgtgggctaattgtttttgcaaaaaaagtaggcataaCAAAATATGTTTCAAAATTGTTAATTATGTAATTAAAAAacgttaaacgtgtataaaaaatgttcctgatgtatacaaaaaatgtacaatatatatgcaaaaaagttgacataaaaaatatgttttaaaaagtgttaagcatgtatttaaaaattgttaaatgtgtgtataaaaaatgttccttatttatacaaaaatgtacattttttgtatacatcaggaacatttttttatacacgtttaacattttttaattacataattaatatttctttaaacatatattttttatgcctactttttttgcaaaaacaattagcccataGTGAGCCAATTAggtccagtcggcctacagctggccgacaggacccaatcagccTACAGTGGGCctcaatcggcctgctgtgggccgactagacccagtcggcctgcagcgggccgacagtgtattatttttgaatttttttatccagcataatatttatgaaaattaataaaaagaatgtattatttaaaaaaataccaCTCACCGTTGACTTCTCAAAAATATTAAATTTGAAGAAGTTCGCGAATACAAAATGAGTGCATGAACAAAAAAAAATCACGCGTTAGAAAAAAAtcaggatttttcaaaaaaaatcattaaTTCGGATAAATTTAATAATTTTAAAAAAGCTCAACCGTTTGAAAAAAAGTAATGAATTTAGAAAAAATGCATTAGTAAATCCATTAATTTGAAAAATATTCCtgaatttgaaaagttcataaattttaaaaaataataTATTTGAAAAAGATcatgaaatttttaaaaaataaagactgaaaaagttcacaaatttgaaacaaATTCCTTGATCTAAAAAAGTTATGAATTTGACAAAAAAATTAATAGGTTCAGAATTTTTTGACAAGAttgaaaaaagaagagaaaagaaaaaaggaaaataaaataaaatgaaaaccaGAAGGAAAACCGAAAAAATAACCAGAAGAAAACCAGGCTGGAAAGTATCTAGAAGCTTCCAAAATCATGATATACCTGTGGCACTTGAAACCTGCAGGCACGCTATGTACATGGTGCGA
This DNA window, taken from Triticum aestivum cultivar Chinese Spring chromosome 1D, IWGSC CS RefSeq v2.1, whole genome shotgun sequence, encodes the following:
- the LOC123171042 gene encoding uncharacterized protein, whose protein sequence is MGDDQREEKTESCFNNGESQPCGTERDDVSLDDMLHDHCAVSCHYESESDIFGDWPLTGDPILWDDIRSENSDVYVAPESDECDRFADVKTNCPGRNIPRQQAKKMDNAWLRSIAEQNEKYDARCQEILRQNEDADLPPVPLDVFPEGLFG